A genomic segment from Halomonas sp. TA22 encodes:
- a CDS encoding PilX N-terminal domain-containing pilus assembly protein encodes MALIIAMVFMLLLTMLGLSAMQNTTLQERMAGNQRDHGMAFQAAEAGLREAERLIEIGIIEPEEGESLQGKYAFSSVANLSRDPEYTIESTGVAGYYNADGCERIYHAYLITSIGYGGSANSQVELESRYIRSSNDDCE; translated from the coding sequence ATGGCGCTGATCATCGCCATGGTGTTCATGCTATTACTGACCATGCTGGGGCTTTCCGCCATGCAGAACACCACGTTACAGGAGCGTATGGCAGGCAATCAGCGCGATCATGGTATGGCCTTTCAGGCGGCTGAAGCGGGACTGAGAGAAGCGGAGCGATTGATCGAGATCGGTATTATCGAACCGGAAGAGGGTGAAAGCCTTCAGGGAAAGTATGCCTTCTCCAGTGTCGCCAATCTGTCAAGAGACCCCGAATACACGATAGAGAGTACGGGGGTGGCGGGCTATTACAACGCCGATGGGTGCGAACGTATCTATCACGCCTACCTCATTACATCGATAGGCTACGGTGGCTCGGCGAACAGCCAGGTCGAGTTGGAATCCCGCTACATAAGAAGCAGCAATGATGACTGTGAGTGA